The Apium graveolens cultivar Ventura chromosome 6, ASM990537v1, whole genome shotgun sequence genome contains a region encoding:
- the LOC141666342 gene encoding uncharacterized protein LOC141666342, whose product MNKELVALSANNTCELTDLPKGKKVIGSKWVYKVKLKADGTLERCKARLVAKGFNQKYGIDYEETFSHVVKMATIRCILAIVASSDWFVHQLDVNNAFLHGDLSELNYFIGIEVSYLSTSIFLSQKKFTHELLDNSALDLTKKATTPLPLNPKLSAGDGVIHQKSKKQSTISKSSSEAEYRAMAVASSKVIWLIRLLEELGVSGLTMVSKLKEPLGMFRALHITKFYVSETRKIEIRLP is encoded by the exons ATGAACAAAGAATTAGTAGCTTTATCTGCTAACAATACTTGTGAATTGACTGATTTACCTAAAGGAAAAAAGGTAATTGGTTCTAAATGGGTATATAAAGTTAAACTTAAAGCAGATGGAACATTAGAGAGATGCAAGGCCCGTTTAGTAGCCAAGGGTTTTAACCAAAAATATGGTATTGATTATGAGGAGACTTTCTCTCATGTGGTTAAAATGGCTACTATTAGGTGTATTCTAGCTATTGTTGCTTCTTCTGATTGGTTTGTTCATCAACTCGATGTGAACAATGCATTTTTACATGGTGATCTATCCGA ATTAAACTATTTTATTGGCATAGAGGTCAGCTATCTCTCTACTAGTATATTTTTGAGTCAAAAGAAGTTTACTCATGAGCTACTTGATAATAGTGCTCTTGATCTTACCAAGAAGGCTACTACTCCATTGCCTTTAAATCCGAAACTTTCAGCTGGTGATGGT GTAATTCACCAGAAATCCAAGAAACAAAGTACCATTTCTAAGTCCTCTTCCGAGGCTGAATACAGGGCAATGGCGGTTGCTTCTTCTAAGGTCATTTGGCTTATTCGTTTATTGGAAGAATTGGGTGTTTCAGGTCTTACGATG GTCAGTAAGCTTAAAGAACCATTAGGCATGTTCAGAGCATTGCACATTACAAAATTTTACGTTTCAGAGACGAGAAAAATAGAAATTAGACTACCGTAA
- the LOC141666344 gene encoding uncharacterized protein LOC141666344: MTGAQTPPGIAKNPSNATCKDKTYKNCSNLVHVCPKFCPDSCTVECASCKPICGNSTTPPPDSESPPKSPKPSSTPKPPSTKPHTPSPATPTPKPTPPTPTPKPPTPAPVTPSPAPKPSSPTPKPPSPSTPTLTPPASTPKPPTPAPVSPLPAPKPSSPTPKPPTPSPPTKTPYSPYPTPPTPAPASPSTPTPSPYPTTPSTPTPSAPSPTSDSESSASLARAKCKNQNYPQCYNVQHVCPSACPGGCEVDCVTCKPVCNCDKPGAVCQDPRFVGGDGITFYFHGKKDQDFCLVTDSNLHINAHFIGKTNQNMKRDFTWVQSIAIFFDTHKFFIGAQKTATWEDTINHLHLSFDSESIYLPETEGAMWKSETVPQASITRISNTDNVIIEVDNIFKITAKVVPITKHESVVHNYGITEDNCFAHLDLGFKFYSLSDQVSGVLGQTYRDAYVSRARMGASMPVIGGDKEFATSSLFATDCSVALFKGSQSNDNAVLSSGLELPSLRCSSNINGKGVICKK, from the exons ATGACTGGGGCACAAACTCCACCAGGAATTGCTAAGAATCCAAGCAATGCAACATGTAAAGATAAAACATACAAAAACTGCTCCAATCTTGTCCATGTGTGTCCTAAGTTTTGCCCTGATTCCTGCACAGTTGAGTGTGCTTCCTGCAAACCTATATGTGGTAACTCAACCACTCCTCCACCAGATTCTGAATCTCCACCTAAATCTCCCAAACCTTCTTCGACGCCAAAACCACCATCAACTAAACCTCACACACCTTCTCCAGCCACTCCAACGCCTAAACCAACACCTCCCACGCCTACTCCAAAACCTCCCACGCCTGCTCCTGTCACTCCTTCGCCAGCACCAAAACCATCTTCGCCTACACCAAAACCTCCTTCTCCATCAACGCCTACACTGACACCTCCCGCGTCTACTCCAAAACCTCCCACACCTGCTCCTGTCAGTCCATTACCAGCACCAAAACCATCTTCGCCTACTCCAAAACCTCCCACCCCATCACCGCCCACAAAAACTCCTTATTCACCTTATCCAACACCTCCAACGCCTGCTCCTGCATCTCCATCAACACCTACTCCTAGCCCTTACCCTACCACTCCTTCAACACCCACACCATCTGCGCCAAGTCCAAcgtctgattcagaatcatcagcATCTTTAGCAAGGGCCAAGTGCAAGAACCAAAACTACCCACAATGTTACAATGTGCAGCATGTATGTCCCAGTGCATGTCCTGGTGGATGTGAAGTTGATTGTGTCACTTGTAAACCAGTATGCA ATTGTGATAAGCCTGGAGCTGTTTGCCAAGACCCTCGATTCGTTGGAGGGGATGGCATAACCTTCTACTTCCACGGAAAAAAAGATCAGGACTTTTGCCTTGTCACTGACTCCAACCTACATATCAATGCTCATTTTATTGGCAAAACAAACCAAAACATGAAGAGGGACTTCACTTGGGTTCAATCAATTGCTATCTTTTTCGACACACACAAGTTTTTCATTGGTGCTCAGAAGACTGCAACATGGGAAGACACTATCAACCACTTACACCTCTCATTTGACAGTGAATCCATTTATTTGCCCGAAACAGAAGGTGCAATGTGGAAATCAGAAACCGTACCACAGGCATCCATTACTAGGATTAGTAACACCGACAATGTTATCATTGAAGTTGACAATATTTTCAAGATTACAGCCAAAGTAGTACCTATCACCAAACATGAATCAGTGGTACACAATTATGGTATAACCGAAGATAATTGCTTTGCTCATCTTGATCTTGGCTTCAAATTTTACTCATTGAGTGATCAAGTGAGCGGAGTTTTAGGCCAAACTTACAGAGATGCTTATGTGAGCAGGGCTCGTATGGGTGCATCAATGCCAGTAATAGGAGGTGATAAAGAGTTTGCAACTTCAAGCCTCTTTGCCACAGACTGTTCTGTAGCTCTATTCAAGGGCAGTCAGAGCAATGATAACGCAGTCTTATCTTCGGGTCTGGAATTGCCAAGCTTGAGATGCAGCAGCAATATCAATGGCAAAGGAGTTATCTGCAAAAAATAA
- the LOC141666343 gene encoding protein NRT1/ PTR FAMILY 4.5-like: protein MWKQAEKEVKGAADKYLSPWNINKEKGGFRAASFVYGFVFLDNIGFIANMVSMVLYFTLVMHFNLSGGSTTLTNFMGCTFLLSLIGGFISDTYINRFHTCLLFGILEVLGLALVTIQARYKSLQPDSCKIEESSCLKGGISVMFYGSLALLALGSGGVRGALPALGADQFDAKDPKKAEALASYFNYLVLATSAGACIGVTFVVYLSMHVHWYWGFFVATVLSCIAFVVLYIGQPFYRLQVPEDSPLVKVLQVIVVAIKNRKLSLAENSGELHEVSEKESELSADPRIPHTKQFSWLDKAAILRKESKQDPAALTGWTICTVTQVEEVKIITRMLPIIFSTIIMNTCLAQLQTFSVEQGFIMDRFLGSFQIEAPTIPVIPLFFMCILIPLYEYVFVPFARKFTNHPTGITQLQRVGVGLILSVVSMAVAGIVEVKRRNYALDHPGESISIFWLSLQFGIFGIADMFTLVGLLEFFYREAPIKMRSLSTSFTWISLSFGYFLSTIFVNVINSVTKKVTPSKKGWLHGQDLNANNLDLFYWFLAILSCLNFINYLYWANWYKYKTEQVMFEPRAQESVSTSAAFLIKKNDGKAGKE, encoded by the exons ATGTGGAAACAGGCGGAGAAAGAGGTCAAGGGAGCTGCAGACAAGTATCTCAGCCCATGGAACATCAATAAAGAGAAAGGGGGATTCAGAGCCGCCTCCTTCGTTTATG GGTTTGTGTTTCTGGATAATATAGGATTTATCGCGAACATGGTAAGCATGGTGCTGTACTTCACATTAGTGATGCACTTCAACCTCTCTGGTGGATCCACTACACTCACCAACTTCATGGGCTGTACTTTCTTGCTCTCTCTCATCGGTGGCTTCATCTCGGACACTTACATCAACAGATTCCACACTTGCCTTTTATTTGGCATCCTCGAAGTTCTG GGTTTGGCATTGGTGACCATTCAAGCTCGCTATAAAAGTTTACAACCTGATTCTTGTAAAATTGAAGAATCAAGTTGTTTAAAAGGTGGTATTTCTGTGATGTTTTATGGTTCTCTTGCACTACTAGCACTTGGTAGTGGTGGTGTCAGGGGTGCCCTTCCAGCACTTGGAGCTGACCAATTCGACGCCAAGGATCCCAAAAAAGCCGAGGCTCTTGCATCCTACTTCAACTATCTTGTTCTTGCCACCAGTGCTGGTGCATGTATTGGAGTCACCTTTGTTGTGTATCTTAGCATGCATGTTCACTGGTATTGGGGATTTTTCGTGGCCACCGTTCTTTCCTGCATTGCTTTCGTTGTTCTTTACATTGGCCAGCCTTTCTATCGCCTCCAAGTACCCGAAGACAGCCCTCTTGTTAAAGTCCTACAG GTTATAGTTGTGGCCATTAAGAATAGAAAATTGTCATTAGCAGAGAACTCTGGTGAACTACATGAGGTGAGTGAaaaagaatcagaactttcagCTGATCCCAGAATACCACACACCAAACAATTCAG CTGGCTAGACAAGGCTGCAATTCTGAGGAAGGAATCAAAACAAGATCCTGCAGCCTTAACTGGATGGACAATTTGCACAGTGACACAAGTTGAAGAAGTAAAGATTATAACAAGAATGTTGCCTATTATTTTTAGTACCATAATCATGAACACATGCTTGGCTCAACTGCAGACATTCTCAGTTGAACAAGGCTTCATAATGGACAGATTTCTGGGCTCTTTCCAAATTGAAGCTCCAACAATTCCTGTCATACCTCTTTTCTTCATGTGCATTCTCATTCCCCTCTACGAGTATGTTTTCGTGCCATTTGCACGTAAATTTACCAACCATCCTACTGGCATTACCCAACTCCAACGTGTCGGAGTTGGGCTAATTCTATCAGTGGTATCAATGGCAGTAGCAGGCATTGTTGAAGTAAAAAGACGAAACTATGCTCTTGACCACCCTGGAGAGTCTATCAGCATTTTCTGGCTTTCGCTTCAGTTTGGCATTTTCGGTATTGCTGATATGTTCACTCTAGTAGGCCTTCTGGAGTTCTTCTACAGGGAGGCCCCCATCAAAATGAGGTCTTTATCGACCTCGTTTACATGGATTTCGTTGTCGTTCGGGTACTTCTTGAGCACCATTTTTGTCAATGTGATCAACTCTGTCACAAAGAAAGTAACACCAAGCAAAAAAGGATGGTTGCATGGACAAGATCTTAATGCTAACAACTTGGATCTCTTTTACTGGTTTTTAGCCATTCTTAGTTGCTTGAACTTTATCAATTATCTCTATTGGGCCAACTGGTACAAGTACAAAACAGAACAAGTTATGTTTGAGCCCAGGGCCCAAGAATCAGTATCCACAAGTGCTGCTTTCCTAATAAAAAAGAATGATGGCAAAGCTGGAAAAGAGTAA
- the LOC141667776 gene encoding uncharacterized protein LOC141667776 yields the protein MSYIPLFRTELGSYTEMEKRAVFLRSYHFSRKQSFSEKLKKSFFRVKKVIRVRLRSAKRFRKMVWFRLKNGLFYSCRTKTRFLRLQPTDARKVWTRKSCGTSWPSCLW from the coding sequence ATGAGTTACATTCCACTATTCAGGACAGAACTGGGCAGTTACACAGAAATGGAGAAGAGAGCAGTGTTTTTAAGAAGTTACCATTTCTCCAGAAAACAATCTTTTTCTGAAAAACTCAAGAAATCATTCTTCAGGGTCAAGAAAGTCATCAGGGTCAGGCTCCGATCTGCGAAAAGGTTTAGGAAAATGGTGTGGTTCAGGCTTAAAAATGGTTTGTTTTACTCTTGTAGGACGAAGACGAGGTTTCTTCGTCTGCAACCCACAGATGCACGAAAAGTCTGGACCCGAAAATCCTGCGGGACTTCGTGGCCTTCTTGTTTATGGTAG
- the LOC141668613 gene encoding phytochrome A — MSSSRPANSSSNPGRGNQNARVVLTTLDAKIHADYEESGNSFDYSSSVRVTSAVGENSSIQSNKLTTAYLHHIQKGKLIQPVGCLLAVDEKSFKIMAYSENAPEMLTMVSHAVPSVGEHPVLGIGTDVRTIFTAPSAAALQKAVGFADINLLNPILVHCKTSGKPYYAIAHRVTSSLIIDFEPVKPYEVPMTAAGALQSYKLASKAVNRLQGLPGGSMERLCDTMVQEVFELTGYDRVMAYKFHDDDHGEVTAEVTKPGLEPYLGLHYPATDVPQAARFLFLKNKVRMICDCRAKHVPVLQDDKLPFELTLCGSTLRAPHSCHLQYMENMNSIASLVMAVVINDSDDVHESSDRNSVKSKKLWGLVVCHNTSPRFVPFPLRYACEFLAQVFAIHVSKELELENQIVEKNILRTQTLLCDLLMRDAPLGIVSQSPNMMDLVKCDGAVLLYKNKVYRLGATPSDYQLRDIVSWITEYHTDSTGLSTDSLFDAGYPGALALGDVVCGMAVVKITSHDMLFWFRSHAAGHIRWGGAKHEPDEKDDGRKMHPRSSFKAFLEVVKTRSTTWKEFEMDAIHSLQLILRKALSDEKAMVLNGDEFRSNTDVIHTKLNDLKIEGIQELEAVTNEMVRLIETATVPIFAVDADEIVNGWNTKIAELTGLPVDQAMGKHLLSLVEDSSVETVEKMLAFALQGKEEQGIQFEFKTHGSREDSVPISLVVNACASRGLHDNVVGVCFVAQDVTSHKTIMDKFTRIQGDYKAIVQNPNPLIPPIFGTDEFGWCSEWNQAMTELSGWRREDVMNKMLLGEIFGIQTSCCHLKSKEAFVNLGVVLNNALMGQTSEKICFSFFARDGKYVECLLCASKKLDGEGTVTGIFCFLQLASQELQQALHIQRLTEQTAVKRLKTLAYLRRQAKNPLCGINFIREKLEEIGMGEEQTKLLRTSVHCQRQLNKILDDTDLDSIIDGYLDLEMSEFRLHDVYVASRSQVLMRSNGKAIQVVDNFSKEMMSETLYGDSLRLQQVLADFMSVCVNLTPVGGHLGISVTLTKDNLGQSVQLVRLEFRITHAGAGVPEDLLSQMFGSESETSEEGISLLISRKLVKLMNGDVHYLREAGKSTFIITVELAATSKRES; from the exons ATGTCATCTTCAAGACCTGCAAACTCTTCCAGCAATCCGGGAAGAGGGAACCAAAATGCAAGGGTCGTACTGACCACATTAGACGCAAAGATCCATGCAGATTATGAGGAGTCGGGTAATTCCTTTGACTACTCAAGCTCTGTGCGAGTTACCAGTGCAGTTGGTGAAAATTCATCGATTCAGTCTAACAAGTTAACCACCGCTTACCTCCATCATATCCAAAAAGGAAAGCTTATCCAGCCCGTTGGCTGTTTGTTGGCAGTAGATGAAAAATCTTTCAAGATTATGGCATATAGTGAAAATGCTCCAGAAATGCTGACGATGGTTAGTCACGCTGTTCCAAGTGTCGGTGAACATCCAGTTCTTGGCATTGGAACTGATGTGAGAACAATCTTTACAGCCCCCAGTGCAGCTGCCTTGCAGAAGGCAGTAGGATTTGCGGATATCAATCTGTTGAATCCGATATTAGTTCACTGTAAAACATCTGGAAAACCATATTATGCAATTGCTCATAGAGTAACAAGCAGTTTGATCATTGACTTTGAGCCTGTTAAGCCCTACGAAGTCCCTATGACTGCAGCCGGGGCCCTGCAATCCTATAAGCTAGCAAGCAAAGCAGTTAACCGGTTACAGGGTTTACCTGGTGGAAGCATGGAAAGGCTTTGTGATACAATGGTACAGGAAGTTTTTGAACTTACAGGTTACGACAGGGTGATGGCTTATAAGTTTCACGATGATGATCATGGGGAGGTGACAGCTGAGGTTACGAAGCCAGGCCTTGAGCCTTATTTGGGCTTGCATTATCCAGCTACGGATGTCCCCCAGGCTGCACGATTTTTATTCCTGAAGAATAAGGTTCGTATGATCTGCGATTGCCGAGCGAAACATGTTCCTGTACTGCAAGATGATAAGCTTCCCTTTGAACTGACCTTGTGTGGGTCAACCCTCAGGGCTCCACATAGTTGCCATCTACAATACATGGAAAACATGAATTCTATTGCTTCACTAGTCATGGCAGTTGTAATTAATGATTCGGATGACGTACATGAGAGCTCAGATCGGAATAGTGTGAAGAGTAAGAAACTTTGGGGCTTAGTGGTATGCCATAACACAAGTCCAAGGTTTGTACCTTTTCCTCTTAGGTATGCTTGTGAATTTCTTGCTCAAGTTTTTGCTATTCACGTTAGCAAAGAGTTAGAATTGGAAAATCAGATAGTGGAGAAGAACATACTTCGCACTCAGACTCTGTTGTGTGATTTGCTGATGCGAGATGCTCCTCTAGGTATTGTATCACAGAGTCCAAACATGATGGATCTTGTAAAATGTGATGGTGCTGTCCTACTATATAAAAATAAGGTTTATAGATTGGGTGCTACGCCGAGTGACTACCAACTTCGGGATATCGTTTCATGGATCACTGAGTACCATACGGATTCAACGGGTTTGAGTACAGACAGCCTGTTTGATGCTGGGTACCCTGGAGCTCTTGCCCTTGGGGATGTAGTATGTGGAATGGCAGTTGTGAAGATTACTTCCCATGACATGCTTTTCTGGTTCAGGTCTCATGCTGCTGGTCATATCCGATGGGGTGGTGCAAAGCACGAGCCTGACGAGAAGGATGATGGTAGAAAGATGCACCCAAGGTCATCCTTTAAAGCTTTTCTGGAAGTTGTAAAGACAAGGAGTACAACTTGGAAGGAATTTGAGATGGATGCAATCCATTCCCTGCAGCTTATCCTGCGGAAAGCACTCAGTGATGAAAAAGCAATGGTTTTAAATGGCGACGAATTCCGTTCAAACACAGATGTAATTCATACAAAGCTCAATGACCTTAAAATTGAAGGGATACAGGAGCTAGAAGCAGTCACAAATGAAATGGTCAGGCTGATTGAAACAGCCACAGTGCCAATATTTGCGGTCGATGCAGATGAAATAGTCAATGGCTGGAACACAAAAATTGCTGAATTGACTGGTCTTCCTGTGGATCAAGCCATGGGAAAGCATTTACTCTCCCTTGTTGAAGATTCTTCAGTTGAAACAGTGGAAAAAATGTTGGCATTTGCACTGCAGG GTAAAGAAGAGCAGGGTATACAATTTGAATTCAAAACCCATGGATCTAGGGAAGACTCGGTTCCAATTAGTCTAGTTGTTAATGCTTGTGCGAGTAGGGGTCTCCACGACAATGTTGTTGGTGTATGTTTTGTGGCCCAAGATGTTACCAGTCATAAGACCATCATGGATAAATTTACACGGATTCAAGGAGATTATAAAGCTATAGTGCAAAATCCAAATCCATTAATTCCCCCAATATTCGGCACAGATGAATTTGGCTGGTGTTCTGAGTGGAATCAAGCTATGACAGAATTGTCTGGATGGCGTAGAGAGGATGTTATGAATAAAATGCTTCTTGGGGAGATATTTGGAATTCAAACTTCATGTTGTCATCTGAAAAGTAAGGAGGCGTTCGTGAATCTCGGGGTTGTATTAAACAATGCTTTGATGGGTCAGACATCTGAAAAGATTTGTTTCAGCTTCTTTGCACGGGACGGGAAGTATGTAGAGTGCCTGCTCTGTGCAAGCAAAAAGTTAGATGGAGAGGGTACAGTTACTGGGATCTTTTGCTTTTTGCAATTAGCAAGCCAAGAGCTTCAGCAAGCACTTCATATACAACGCTTAACAGAACAGACTGCTGTGAAGAGACTGAAAACATTAGCTTATTTGAGAAGGCAAGCTAAAAATCCTCTTTGTGGTATCAATTTTATTCGGGAAAAGTTGGAAGAGATTGGCATGGGAGAAGAGCAAACGAAACTTCTGCGTACGAGTGTCCATTGCCAGCGTCAACTCAACAAAATACTTGACGACACTGATCTTGATAGCATCATTGACGG GTATTTGGACCTGGAAATGTCAGAGTTCAGGCTTCATGATGTATACGTTGCATCTAGGAGTCAAGTTTTGATGAGGAGCAATGGAAAGGCTATTCAAGTAGTTGATAATTTCTCTAAAGAGATGATGTCTGAAACTTTGTACGGAGATAGTCTCAGGCTTCAGCAAGTCCTTGCTGATTTCATGTCGGTTTGTGTGAATCTTACTCCAGTTGGTGGTCACCTTGGCATTTCAGTCACTCTAACGAAGGATAATTTGGGGCAATCTGTTCAACTTGTGCGTTTGGAATTCAG GATAACGCATGCTGGAGCTGGGGTACCAGAAGACTTGTTGAGCCAGATGTTCGGAAGTGAGTCTGAAACATCTGAGGAGGGCATAAGTTTGCTGATTAGCAGAAAATTGGTGAAGCTCATGAATGGAGATGTTCATTATCTGAGGGAGGCCGGGAAGTCCACTTTCATAATCACCGTTGAACTTGCTGCAACTAGTAAGCGCGAATCTTAA
- the LOC141668614 gene encoding germin-like protein subfamily 2 member 1, with translation MCNFDKFFVVMLVATAILFNSVSADPELLQDVCVADLTSGVKINGFACKENFTADDFFFAGLSRPGLTNNKFGSLVTAANVQMIPGLNTLGVSLSRIDFAPGGLNPPHTHPRATEIAFLLYGELEVGFITTTNTLYTKTIKTGEIFVFPRGLVHFQKNNGRVPAAAIVAFSSQLPGTQSIGATLFSAVPPVPDYVLAQAFQVGPQDVQRIKSGFASK, from the exons ATGTGtaattttgataaattttttGTGGTGATGTTGGTGGCAACTGCCATTTTGTTCAACTCTGTTTCAGCAGATCCTGAGTTGCTTCAAGATGTTTGTGTTGCTGATCTTACCTCAG GTGTTAAGATAAATGGATTTGCCTGCAAAGAGAACTTCACAGCTGATGATTTCTTCTTCGCGGGATTGTCCAGGCCAGGACTCACCAACAACAAATTTGGTTCACTGGTGACTGCAGCCAATGTGCAAATGATCCCTGGACTGAACACACTCGGTGTCTCACTTTCACGCATAGACTTTGCCCCTGGTGGCCTGAACCCGCCTCACACTCACCCTCGTGCCACAGAAATCGCGTTCTTGCTGTATGGAGAGCTTGAGGTTGGATTCATTACGACAACAAATACCCTCTACACCAAGACCATTAAGACCGGTGAAATCTTTGTGTTTCCTAGAGGACTTGTCCACTTCCAAAAGAACAATGGCAGGGTACCTGCTGCAGCTATTGTTGCGTTTAGTAGTCAATTGCCTGGCACACAATCCATTGGCGCCACATTGTTTTCTGCAGTGCCACCAGTACCAGATTATGTGTTGGCACAAGCATTCCAAGTTGGCCCCCAAGATGTTCAGAGAATCAAGTCAGGATTTGCATCAAAGTAA